Proteins co-encoded in one Ruegeria sp. YS9 genomic window:
- a CDS encoding aspartate carbamoyltransferase catalytic subunit, protein MRFAHRHLLGIEHLSQSDITEILDLAETYVAMNRQSTKHSDVLSGLTQINMFFENSTRTQASFELAGKRLGADVMNMAMQASSIKKGETLIDTAMTLNAMHPDLLVVRHPHSGAVDLLAQKVNCAVLNAGDGKHEHPTQALLDALTIRRAKGRLHRLNIAICGDVAHSRVARSNLILLGKMENRIRLIGPPTLVPAQFAEFGAEIYDDMNEGLKDVDVVMMLRLQKERMDGGFIPSEREYYHRYGLDAAKLAQAKPDAIVMHPGPMNRGVEIDGTLADDINRSVIQEQVEMGVAVRMAAMDLLARNLREAA, encoded by the coding sequence ATGCGTTTCGCCCATCGTCACCTTCTTGGCATCGAGCATCTGTCGCAATCCGATATCACCGAAATTCTGGATCTGGCCGAGACCTATGTCGCTATGAACCGCCAGTCGACCAAGCATTCGGATGTGCTGTCGGGACTGACCCAGATCAACATGTTCTTTGAAAACTCGACCCGCACACAGGCCAGTTTCGAACTGGCGGGCAAGCGCCTGGGTGCGGATGTGATGAACATGGCGATGCAGGCCAGTTCGATCAAGAAAGGTGAAACACTGATCGACACGGCGATGACGCTGAATGCGATGCACCCGGATCTTCTGGTGGTGCGGCACCCGCATTCCGGCGCGGTCGATCTGCTGGCGCAGAAGGTCAATTGCGCCGTTCTGAACGCCGGTGACGGCAAACATGAACACCCCACGCAAGCCCTGCTGGACGCCCTGACCATCCGTCGCGCCAAGGGTCGCCTGCACCGGCTGAACATCGCGATCTGCGGGGACGTGGCCCATTCCCGCGTGGCCCGCTCGAACCTGATCCTGCTGGGCAAGATGGAAAACCGCATCCGCCTGATTGGGCCGCCGACGCTGGTGCCCGCGCAATTCGCCGAATTCGGGGCCGAGATCTACGATGACATGAACGAGGGCCTGAAGGATGTTGACGTCGTCATGATGTTGCGCCTTCAGAAAGAACGGATGGATGGCGGGTTCATCCCTTCGGAACGCGAATACTACCACCGCTACGGGCTGGACGCCGCGAAGCTGGCGCAGGCCAAGCCAGACGCGATCGTGATGCATCCCGGCCCGATGAACCGCGGGGTCGAGATCGACGGCACATTGGCGGACGACATCAACCGGTCCGTCATTCAGGAACAGGTGGAAATGGGTGTCGCCGTCCGAATGGCCGCCATGGACCTGCTGGCCCGCAACCTGCGCGAGGCTGCATGA
- a CDS encoding scavenger receptor class F, member 2, which translates to MLRFLRFLIIGLVLVVTGDPAVATFHDKHGQCRGGQFKCGSTCCSGGQRCSFDGHCIPLGGTYCGGGRSCGPFERCVAGGLRCAPAGLNKCASRLDCPGDSFCNGRGECERNAPELDTTPPTTCADGRTCARGSSCLPGGGCSRPGWFLCEETGSQCRPGFKCSAHQGCVPIKAIDCGYGKWCKPGQQCLPEGGCEKLPEGTEP; encoded by the coding sequence ATGCTCAGATTTCTGCGATTCCTCATCATTGGACTAGTGCTGGTTGTCACTGGTGATCCGGCAGTGGCCACGTTTCACGACAAACACGGGCAGTGCCGTGGGGGTCAGTTCAAATGCGGCAGCACATGCTGTTCAGGCGGGCAAAGATGCAGTTTTGATGGCCATTGCATTCCGCTGGGCGGCACCTATTGCGGCGGCGGGCGCAGTTGCGGTCCGTTCGAACGCTGCGTTGCTGGTGGACTCAGATGTGCGCCCGCAGGCCTGAACAAATGCGCCTCGCGGCTGGATTGTCCGGGCGACAGTTTCTGCAATGGCCGTGGTGAGTGTGAACGGAACGCACCCGAGTTGGATACGACGCCTCCGACCACTTGCGCTGATGGCAGAACCTGCGCGCGTGGCTCGTCCTGCCTGCCCGGCGGGGGATGCTCTCGTCCGGGATGGTTCCTGTGCGAGGAAACCGGATCACAATGCCGTCCCGGTTTCAAATGCTCGGCCCATCAAGGGTGCGTACCGATCAAGGCGATCGACTGCGGCTATGGCAAATGGTGCAAGCCGGGCCAGCAATGCCTGCCCGAGGGCGGCTGCGAAAAACTGCCTGAGGGTACGGAACCTTAG
- a CDS encoding uracil-DNA glycosylase family protein: MESGLDYYSARALLEWQIELGATEAIGDAPVDRYALPDTTAKPKKAEARPAAPAKPRDVNPVAIAGSAAQGAGSLDQLRAAMDAFEHCELKRGARQLVFAAGTPGARVMIIGEAPGRDEDREGKPFVGRAGQLLDRMLAAIELDRRENVYITNVLPWRPPQNRDPKPEEIGMMKPFLERHVALARPEVLVVMGNISCQAVLGKRGITRLRGKWDQAMDLPVIPMFHPAYLLRQPQMKRQAWADLLELKARLRGAT; the protein is encoded by the coding sequence ATGGAATCGGGTTTGGACTATTATTCTGCGCGGGCGCTGCTGGAATGGCAGATCGAACTGGGCGCCACCGAGGCAATCGGAGATGCGCCGGTTGACCGGTACGCGTTGCCCGACACCACGGCCAAACCCAAGAAAGCAGAAGCGCGCCCCGCCGCCCCGGCGAAGCCACGGGATGTAAACCCAGTAGCAATCGCAGGATCCGCAGCACAGGGCGCGGGATCGCTGGATCAGTTGCGCGCAGCGATGGACGCTTTCGAACATTGCGAGCTCAAACGCGGTGCGCGGCAGTTGGTCTTTGCCGCTGGGACCCCCGGCGCACGGGTTATGATCATTGGCGAGGCGCCGGGCCGCGATGAGGACCGCGAAGGCAAGCCCTTTGTCGGCCGTGCGGGCCAATTGCTGGACCGGATGCTGGCGGCAATTGAGCTGGATCGTCGCGAGAACGTCTATATCACCAACGTGCTGCCATGGCGGCCCCCGCAGAACCGCGACCCCAAACCCGAAGAGATCGGGATGATGAAGCCGTTCCTGGAACGTCATGTGGCCCTGGCCAGGCCAGAGGTTCTGGTGGTGATGGGGAATATCAGCTGTCAGGCCGTGCTTGGCAAACGCGGCATCACCCGCCTGCGCGGCAAATGGGATCAGGCGATGGATCTGCCGGTGATTCCGATGTTCCACCCGGCTTATCTGCTGCGACAACCGCAGATGAAACGGCAGGCCTGGGCGGATCTGCTGGAACTGAAAGCGCGGCTGCGAGGTGCAACATGA
- a CDS encoding metallophosphoesterase: MKVLAFSDLHMARNRAADLVAASAEADLVIGAGDYCNSRQGLDEAMQMLSGISAPLVLIPGNAESAEELGNAAPDGVHVLHGSGMTIDGLRLFGLGYGVPPTPFGAWSCDLTEGEASEMLDRCETADVLIVHSPPKGYGDQTSQGLSVGSTAIRDAVERLQPGFAFFGHVHESWGYRGSLGRTQLANLGPKPNWFEVGP; encoded by the coding sequence ATGAAGGTTCTGGCATTCTCTGATCTGCACATGGCGCGCAACCGTGCGGCCGATCTGGTAGCCGCCAGCGCCGAGGCTGATCTGGTCATCGGCGCCGGTGATTATTGCAATTCGCGTCAGGGGCTGGACGAGGCGATGCAGATGCTGTCGGGCATTTCGGCCCCGCTGGTCCTGATCCCGGGAAACGCGGAAAGTGCAGAAGAGCTGGGCAATGCGGCCCCGGACGGTGTTCATGTCCTGCATGGGTCTGGCATGACCATAGACGGCTTGCGCTTGTTTGGCCTTGGCTACGGCGTACCACCGACTCCGTTCGGAGCCTGGTCCTGTGACCTGACAGAAGGTGAGGCGTCCGAGATGCTCGACCGGTGTGAGACGGCTGATGTCCTGATCGTTCATTCTCCGCCCAAAGGGTATGGGGATCAGACATCGCAAGGCCTTTCGGTCGGATCAACTGCCATACGAGATGCGGTGGAACGCCTTCAGCCGGGGTTTGCGTTCTTTGGCCATGTGCATGAAAGCTGGGGCTATCGAGGGTCCTTGGGTCGAACACAACTGGCCAATCTGGGACCGAAACCGAATTGGTTTGAAGTAGGCCCATGA
- the moaB gene encoding molybdenum cofactor biosynthesis protein B, producing the protein MSRIDETMEFIPVRIAVLTVSDTRSMDEDRSGQTLVDRIEKAGHVVADRQIIRDERDQIADQLRAWVADERIDVVISTGGTGLTGRDVTVEAHRDVYEKEIDAFGTVFTIISMEKIGTSAVQSRATGGVAGGTYLFALPGSPGACKDAWDGILEKQFDYRHRPCNFVEIMPRLDEHLRRK; encoded by the coding sequence ATGTCACGCATTGACGAAACCATGGAGTTCATCCCCGTAAGAATTGCCGTTCTGACCGTTTCGGACACCAGATCGATGGACGAAGATCGCTCGGGGCAGACATTGGTGGACCGGATCGAAAAAGCGGGCCATGTGGTCGCGGATCGCCAGATCATCCGGGATGAGCGCGACCAGATCGCCGACCAGTTGCGGGCATGGGTGGCGGATGAGCGGATCGATGTCGTGATCTCGACCGGCGGAACGGGTCTGACCGGGCGGGACGTGACAGTCGAGGCGCATCGGGACGTGTACGAAAAAGAGATCGACGCATTCGGTACCGTCTTCACTATAATCTCGATGGAAAAAATCGGCACCTCGGCGGTGCAGTCCCGTGCAACCGGGGGCGTTGCGGGGGGAACATACCTGTTTGCATTGCCCGGCAGCCCGGGGGCCTGCAAGGATGCGTGGGATGGGATTTTGGAAAAACAGTTCGATTACCGGCATCGCCCCTGCAATTTTGTGGAAATAATGCCCAGATTGGACGAACATCTGCGACGGAAGTAG
- a CDS encoding efflux RND transporter periplasmic adaptor subunit, with protein sequence MRFLRQSLVGVFLAFLTLALLFVAAQIIMGAVQDVLTREDQAPAARERVFAVAVRQAEAETVIPYLEAFGEVQSRRRLELRAALGGRVVALAEDFVDGGTVTAGEVLVELDPADAQSALDRAKSDLLDAQFEERDAERSLLLAQDELKSAEAQAELRERALQRQRDLESRGVGAAASVEEAELAAASAQQAVLARRIALAQAESRVDQATTLLARAEIALKAAERDLDDMTIRAGFSGTLTDVTLVEGRLVSANEKLAELVDPNALEVAFRVSTAQYVRLLDENDRLINAPVTVSLEVTGTDLTATGYISRDSGSAGEGRTGRLIYARLQEASGFKPEDFVTVSVQEQPLANVFRLPSSALDASGTVLVLGADDRLESLPVQLVRRQGDEVLLRGDGLEGREVVIGRTPLLGPGVRVRPLRLEAGADPGMVELSDAKRAELVARVEANETMPQDEKTQVLGQLRSARVPSSLVRRIETKAGG encoded by the coding sequence ATGCGATTTCTACGGCAGAGTCTTGTCGGTGTCTTTCTGGCGTTCCTGACGCTTGCTCTGCTGTTTGTTGCTGCGCAGATCATCATGGGTGCCGTTCAGGACGTCCTGACGCGTGAGGACCAGGCGCCCGCCGCTCGGGAACGGGTCTTTGCGGTTGCCGTACGTCAGGCCGAGGCGGAAACCGTTATCCCCTATCTCGAAGCATTCGGAGAGGTCCAGAGCCGGCGCAGGCTGGAATTGCGCGCGGCACTGGGTGGCCGTGTTGTTGCCCTGGCAGAAGACTTTGTGGATGGCGGAACGGTAACTGCCGGGGAAGTTCTGGTGGAACTGGATCCGGCGGATGCCCAATCCGCGCTGGATCGGGCCAAGTCCGATCTTTTGGACGCACAATTCGAAGAACGTGATGCCGAACGGTCTCTGCTGCTGGCGCAGGACGAATTGAAATCGGCCGAGGCGCAAGCCGAACTGCGGGAACGGGCGCTGCAACGGCAACGCGATCTGGAGTCCCGAGGGGTAGGCGCCGCCGCCAGCGTGGAAGAGGCGGAACTGGCGGCTGCGTCAGCCCAACAGGCCGTTCTGGCGCGTCGTATCGCGCTTGCACAGGCTGAATCCCGCGTCGATCAGGCAACGACATTGTTGGCGCGGGCTGAGATAGCCCTGAAGGCGGCGGAACGCGATCTTGACGATATGACCATTCGGGCCGGTTTCAGCGGCACCCTGACCGATGTGACGCTTGTGGAAGGGCGCTTGGTGTCGGCAAATGAAAAACTGGCTGAACTTGTTGATCCAAACGCTCTTGAAGTGGCATTCCGGGTGTCAACGGCACAATATGTGCGTCTGTTGGACGAGAATGACAGGCTGATCAACGCACCGGTGACGGTTTCGCTTGAGGTGACGGGCACCGATCTGACCGCGACAGGCTATATCAGCCGTGACAGCGGGTCAGCGGGCGAGGGCCGGACCGGACGTTTGATCTATGCGCGTCTGCAAGAAGCATCCGGGTTCAAGCCAGAAGATTTCGTCACCGTCTCGGTTCAGGAACAACCGCTTGCCAACGTGTTCCGCTTGCCGTCTTCGGCATTGGACGCATCAGGAACGGTTCTGGTGCTGGGTGCGGATGACCGTCTGGAAAGCTTGCCGGTGCAGCTTGTCCGCAGACAGGGTGACGAGGTTTTGCTGCGGGGCGACGGGTTGGAAGGGCGCGAGGTCGTCATCGGTCGCACGCCATTGCTTGGGCCTGGCGTGCGGGTGCGGCCCTTGCGGCTTGAGGCCGGGGCAGACCCGGGCATGGTCGAGCTGTCAGATGCGAAACGCGCTGAACTCGTGGCCCGGGTTGAGGCCAACGAAACCATGCCTCAGGATGAAAAAACTCAGGTTCTCGGTCAGTTGCGGTCAGCGCGCGTACCTTCATCTCTGGTGCGGCGCATTGAAACCAAGGCCGGGGGCTGA
- a CDS encoding efflux RND transporter permease subunit, translated as MMREIPGAAGGLLSYFTRHRTVANLLLLVMLVLGAAAIPNMRAQFFPDVILERIDVTVSWEGAGPEDMDAGIVQLLEPALLAVEGVTSTEASSHPSWTRVRLEFEPNWDMSRAVEDVRSAIDGVTDLPEGSEEPEIRRGAWRDRVTDVVISGPTDTNQLAKLTDEFINRLFSAGVTRTEIRGIAAPQIIVEITTAQLIANDITMEEIASAIAGEVSTDPAGEVEGAGARIRAGTEKRTPEQIEDIALRTFANGSKLKVGDIARIRVEGVTRHRSYFVDDDPAMSIRVDRSNLGDAIDIQHTVEDVAREMQASLPEGVKIELIRTRAQAITDRLNILVNNGLMGLGLVVCLLFLFLNARIAFWVAAGIPVAMSAAIALMYLGGLSLNMVSLFGLIITLGIVVDDAIVVGEHADFRARRLGEPPVVAAERAARRMAMPVLAATVTTVIAFFGLTLVGGRFGELIRDIPFTVIAVLIASLVECFLILPNHMAHAIAHSAKEHWYDLPNRVVNRGFRWVRDHLFRPLIAWVIWARYVVVALMIAVLASQVALFIRGDVNWRFFNAPERSSVTGGFIMREGSTRSDTLEMMRLLQQAVNDLGQIYEERHGRNPIDYVLAEVGGNAGRQLAAADGKDGSLLGGISIELIDADLRPYSSFEFVGELQEFAPRHPKLEVVSFRGWRSGPGGDAIDVQFFGSDVSVLKAASEDLQAELSKFPEVSALEDNLAYDKEEFILDLTAQGEALGFRIETLGRALRNRLNGIEAATFPDGPRSAEIRVELPEGELTADFLERTLMRSPDGVYVPLADIVSVERKSGFSTVRRENGLRVVSVYGDISEDDPARATEIEWAMQEEILPDIAAERQVEWRMSGLREQENEFLAEARTGLILCLTGIYLVLAWVFASWTRPVVVMAIIPFGLVGAIWGHYIWEVPLSMFTVVGLLGMTGIIINDSIVLVTTIDAYQKDRGLVPSIVEGTADRLRPVMLTTLTTVLGLAPLLYEGSQQAQFLKPTVITLVYGLGFGMLLVLILVPALLAILNDVARPMTAMRRAARAPDRVVRGALAATGAALAVWFGLTMIWPAVTGAPLGVLQGLYAGGDGIAVLRMGLGAFLAGAILIVILSVVLSGLLYGRLTRSADA; from the coding sequence ATGATGCGCGAGATACCTGGCGCAGCGGGTGGCCTTCTCAGTTACTTCACACGGCACCGGACGGTGGCCAATTTGCTGCTGCTGGTGATGCTGGTTCTGGGCGCGGCTGCCATTCCGAACATGCGGGCGCAGTTCTTTCCGGATGTCATTCTGGAACGCATCGATGTGACCGTCTCGTGGGAAGGTGCAGGCCCCGAGGACATGGATGCCGGTATCGTGCAGTTGTTGGAACCTGCGCTGCTGGCCGTTGAAGGGGTAACCAGTACCGAGGCCAGTTCACACCCAAGTTGGACCCGCGTCAGACTGGAGTTCGAGCCGAACTGGGACATGTCCCGCGCGGTCGAAGATGTCCGGTCCGCGATAGACGGTGTGACGGATCTGCCCGAAGGCTCGGAAGAACCTGAAATTCGACGCGGCGCTTGGCGGGATCGGGTGACGGATGTCGTTATCAGTGGCCCCACCGACACCAATCAACTGGCGAAGCTGACGGATGAGTTCATCAACCGCTTGTTCTCGGCGGGCGTCACGCGTACCGAAATCAGGGGCATTGCCGCGCCCCAGATCATTGTCGAGATCACCACGGCGCAATTGATCGCCAATGACATCACCATGGAAGAGATCGCATCGGCGATTGCGGGCGAGGTCAGCACCGATCCCGCTGGTGAGGTTGAGGGCGCAGGTGCGCGTATCCGGGCCGGAACCGAAAAGCGGACCCCGGAACAGATCGAAGACATCGCGCTGCGGACCTTTGCCAACGGGTCGAAGCTGAAAGTCGGTGATATCGCCAGGATTCGGGTCGAAGGTGTCACACGGCATCGCAGTTATTTCGTCGACGACGATCCGGCCATGTCCATCCGGGTCGACCGGTCAAATCTGGGCGATGCGATAGACATCCAGCACACGGTCGAAGATGTTGCCCGCGAAATGCAGGCCAGCTTGCCCGAAGGTGTGAAGATTGAGCTGATCCGCACCCGCGCCCAGGCCATAACCGACCGATTGAACATCCTGGTCAACAACGGGTTGATGGGTCTTGGCCTTGTCGTCTGCCTTCTGTTCTTGTTCCTCAACGCGCGCATCGCCTTCTGGGTTGCGGCAGGTATCCCGGTGGCGATGTCAGCGGCAATTGCGTTGATGTATCTGGGGGGATTGTCGCTGAACATGGTGTCGCTGTTCGGTCTGATCATCACGCTGGGCATCGTGGTTGATGACGCCATCGTGGTGGGGGAACACGCGGATTTCCGCGCCCGGCGTTTGGGTGAGCCGCCTGTCGTGGCTGCGGAACGTGCGGCGCGGCGAATGGCCATGCCGGTTCTGGCTGCGACCGTCACGACGGTAATCGCGTTCTTCGGTCTGACGCTAGTGGGCGGACGTTTCGGCGAACTGATCCGCGACATTCCTTTTACAGTGATCGCTGTACTGATCGCTTCGCTGGTCGAATGCTTCCTGATCCTTCCCAACCACATGGCACACGCCATCGCACATTCGGCCAAGGAACACTGGTATGACCTGCCCAACCGGGTCGTCAATCGTGGTTTCCGTTGGGTTCGGGACCACCTGTTCCGCCCGTTGATCGCCTGGGTGATATGGGCGCGTTACGTGGTCGTGGCGCTGATGATCGCGGTACTGGCCAGCCAGGTCGCGCTGTTCATTCGCGGCGACGTGAACTGGCGTTTTTTCAATGCACCAGAACGAAGTTCGGTGACCGGCGGCTTTATCATGCGCGAAGGCTCGACGCGATCAGATACGCTGGAAATGATGCGCCTTCTGCAACAGGCGGTCAATGATCTGGGCCAGATCTACGAAGAGCGTCACGGCCGCAATCCGATCGACTATGTCCTGGCCGAGGTTGGCGGCAACGCAGGCCGGCAACTGGCTGCCGCGGATGGTAAGGATGGCAGTTTGTTGGGCGGTATCTCGATCGAGCTTATCGATGCCGATCTGCGCCCTTACTCGAGTTTCGAATTCGTCGGAGAGTTGCAGGAATTCGCGCCGCGCCATCCCAAGCTCGAAGTGGTAAGCTTCCGCGGTTGGCGGTCCGGCCCTGGCGGCGATGCCATCGATGTGCAGTTTTTCGGCTCTGATGTGAGCGTTCTCAAGGCCGCGTCCGAAGACTTGCAGGCCGAGCTGTCGAAATTCCCCGAAGTCTCGGCGCTGGAAGACAACCTGGCTTATGACAAGGAAGAGTTCATCCTGGACCTGACCGCGCAGGGAGAGGCGCTGGGATTCCGGATTGAAACGCTGGGTCGCGCCCTGCGCAATCGCCTGAACGGCATCGAAGCGGCGACATTCCCGGACGGACCACGCAGTGCCGAGATCCGTGTGGAACTGCCTGAGGGCGAACTGACGGCAGATTTCCTCGAGCGTACGCTGATGCGGTCTCCTGACGGGGTTTACGTACCGCTGGCCGACATCGTATCGGTCGAGCGTAAATCCGGTTTCTCGACGGTTCGGCGCGAAAACGGCCTGAGGGTTGTTTCGGTCTACGGCGACATCTCGGAAGATGATCCGGCACGCGCCACCGAAATCGAATGGGCGATGCAGGAAGAAATTCTGCCCGATATCGCAGCCGAGCGGCAAGTTGAGTGGCGCATGTCGGGTCTGAGAGAACAGGAAAATGAATTCCTTGCCGAAGCCCGCACCGGTTTGATCCTGTGCCTGACAGGTATCTACCTTGTACTGGCCTGGGTGTTCGCCAGCTGGACACGGCCAGTGGTTGTCATGGCAATCATCCCTTTCGGCCTCGTTGGTGCGATCTGGGGCCACTACATCTGGGAAGTGCCGCTCAGCATGTTCACGGTGGTCGGATTGCTGGGCATGACGGGGATCATCATCAACGACTCGATCGTTCTGGTGACGACGATAGATGCCTATCAAAAAGACCGAGGTCTGGTTCCGTCCATTGTCGAAGGTACCGCAGACAGGTTGCGGCCGGTGATGCTGACCACTTTGACCACGGTTCTTGGACTTGCGCCGTTGCTTTACGAAGGCTCGCAACAGGCACAATTCCTCAAGCCGACCGTGATCACGCTGGTTTACGGTCTTGGGTTCGGGATGCTGCTGGTTCTGATCCTTGTGCCTGCCCTGCTGGCGATCCTCAATGACGTGGCGCGTCCGATGACAGCCATGCGCCGCGCTGCGCGGGCACCCGACCGGGTGGTTCGGGGGGCGCTGGCGGCAACCGGGGCCGCATTGGCTGTTTGGTTCGGCCTGACGATGATATGGCCCGCGGTTACCGGCGCGCCGCTTGGTGTGCTGCAAGGCCTCTATGCGGGTGGAGATGGCATTGCGGTGCTGCGAATGGGGTTGGGTGCATTCCTGGCCGGGGCAATTCTGATCGTGATCCTGAGCGTGGTGCTGTCAGGTTTGCTTTATGGGCGGCTGACAAGATCGGCCGATGCCTGA
- a CDS encoding NUDIX hydrolase: MSQSPKIGALAVVLHQSKVLLVQRSKQPDKGLWGFPGGHVEWGETVLQAAQRELREETSVIAEPSHYLRNLDLLRHDKAGRVLSHYLLVGVACRYRSGTPQAGDDALNARWFAIEQIRRGDLPMSARVIDLLEHAIRADQASADLVSRP; encoded by the coding sequence ATGAGCCAATCCCCCAAGATCGGTGCGTTGGCGGTTGTTCTGCATCAGAGCAAGGTTCTTCTGGTTCAGCGCAGCAAACAGCCGGACAAAGGGCTGTGGGGGTTCCCCGGCGGCCACGTGGAGTGGGGTGAAACCGTTTTGCAGGCGGCGCAGCGCGAGTTGCGCGAAGAAACCTCGGTGATTGCGGAACCGTCACATTACCTGAGAAACTTGGATCTGCTGCGTCACGACAAGGCGGGGCGGGTTCTGTCCCATTACCTGTTGGTCGGCGTTGCCTGCCGCTATCGGTCCGGCACACCACAGGCTGGTGACGACGCGCTGAATGCCCGCTGGTTTGCCATCGAGCAGATACGCCGGGGCGACCTGCCGATGAGCGCGCGGGTCATCGACCTTTTGGAACACGCGATCCGCGCGGATCAGGCATCGGCCGATCTTGTCAGCCGCCCATAA
- a CDS encoding protein-disulfide reductase DsbD domain-containing protein has translation MKPTAVAALACLSLSVPVAAQGLDDVVQLDVLDGGRAANGTYMSALKLTLKDGWKTYWRAPGDSGIPPEFDWKRSSNIGQVEIIWPAPEIFDQDGLQSIGYENQLVLPIKVTPRNPAKPVHLKGRMDLGVCKDVCIPERLDFDHTLDADADRNPAIAAAMAQRPYSAREARVTKTTCNLTPTKDGMRIEARMTMPSAGGREVAVIEPGNPSLWASQPVSRRQGDTLVAEAEIIHASGAPFALDRSEIRITVLGSDHAVDILGCSAG, from the coding sequence ATGAAACCCACCGCTGTCGCCGCACTCGCGTGTCTGAGCCTGTCCGTTCCAGTTGCCGCGCAAGGCCTGGATGACGTGGTTCAGTTGGATGTTCTGGATGGTGGTCGGGCGGCCAACGGCACCTACATGTCCGCTTTGAAGCTGACGCTCAAGGATGGCTGGAAGACCTACTGGCGCGCGCCAGGAGATTCCGGCATCCCGCCCGAGTTCGACTGGAAGCGATCCAGCAATATCGGCCAGGTGGAAATCATCTGGCCCGCGCCCGAAATCTTCGATCAGGATGGCCTGCAATCGATTGGCTATGAAAACCAGCTGGTCTTGCCCATCAAGGTCACTCCGCGCAACCCGGCAAAACCGGTCCACCTGAAAGGCAGGATGGATCTGGGGGTCTGCAAAGACGTTTGCATCCCGGAACGCCTGGATTTCGACCATACGCTGGACGCGGACGCTGATCGCAACCCGGCGATTGCCGCAGCGATGGCGCAAAGGCCCTATTCCGCGCGCGAGGCCCGTGTCACCAAGACCACCTGCAATCTGACGCCCACGAAAGACGGAATGCGGATAGAGGCGCGGATGACGATGCCGTCAGCGGGTGGCCGTGAAGTCGCCGTTATCGAACCCGGCAATCCTTCGCTTTGGGCCTCGCAGCCTGTGTCTCGAAGGCAGGGGGATACATTGGTGGCTGAAGCGGAAATCATACACGCATCAGGTGCACCTTTTGCACTGGACCGGTCCGAGATCCGGATCACCGTTCTGGGTTCCGATCACGCCGTCGATATTCTGGGCTGTAGCGCGGGCTGA
- a CDS encoding YqgE/AlgH family protein yields the protein MDLTGKLLIAMPGMGDPRFDHSVVYMCSHGDDGAMGLIVNKPSDLRIKTLLGQLNIACRIPVIGERLVHFGGPVEMSRGFVLHSADYEANLHSMHISADFSMTATLDVLEDLASGSGPLNSMLTLGYSGWGPGQLEDEIAMNGWLTTEATTKLVFDVPDDEKWEAALATLGVDPLTLSASAGRA from the coding sequence ATGGACCTGACCGGAAAACTGTTGATTGCGATGCCCGGAATGGGCGATCCGCGATTCGACCATTCGGTAGTGTATATGTGCAGCCATGGCGACGATGGCGCCATGGGATTGATCGTGAACAAGCCTTCGGATCTGCGAATCAAGACGTTGCTGGGGCAACTGAACATCGCCTGTCGTATCCCGGTCATCGGAGAGCGCCTTGTGCATTTCGGTGGCCCGGTTGAGATGTCGCGCGGATTTGTCCTGCACAGCGCCGACTATGAGGCCAATCTGCATTCGATGCATATATCCGCAGATTTCAGCATGACGGCGACGCTGGATGTGCTTGAAGATCTGGCGTCTGGCAGCGGACCGCTGAATTCGATGCTGACGCTGGGCTATTCCGGCTGGGGGCCAGGTCAGCTTGAGGACGAAATTGCCATGAACGGCTGGCTGACCACCGAAGCCACGACGAAACTTGTCTTCGACGTGCCCGATGACGAAAAATGGGAAGCTGCGTTGGCGACGCTCGGTGTGGATCCTCTGACGTTGTCCGCCAGCGCTGGCCGGGCCTGA